AGTGGATAGAGGCCTCCAGTGCTCTCAAAACTGTAAAACCAAATGAATTTACGAGTCCTATTGAATGTGAGAAATATAACCAACTTGTGAAAGCACTAAGGAGTGCTGGGTGTGGTATAACTCCTTGTCCTGAAGAAAAACCTGCTTCTAAACCTGATGCTGTCTCATCTAACCTAGCTAGTACTCCTGTTGCTACTGCTGATTCTCAAGTTGAATCTGGACCTCAAGAACCTACTTCTGAAGCTACTGCTTCTAGTCTACCTGCTAAAGAAGCTGAAGCTTTTATTGCTGAAACTGTTGCTACCGGTtctgtactatggacagcATTTGGAACATCCTCTGCTACTCTTACAGGAGCTGGTGGCCTTACCGGATTTGGCTTATGGatgtttaaacgttctaaaggagatccttgggttagacagatttgagactcCATGGAGATACTAGATCACCATTTCCTCATCCTTATTCACACCCATCTCAATAATGATTCCTCAGATATTCTACTTGCTACCTTTGTTTAAATTTTCATTTACACACATTTTTAGGTTTTGGACATTCCCAATCCTGCAAGAATTTTGTCATTGTATCTTCCTTGGAAGAGATGAAATCTACAATTGcagaatcttcatcattcCGAATCGTTTCAAAAAATACGCAATTTCTCAATGATGCcacaaaaatgttaaacAGGACATGTACCATTAAAAAAATACCAAAAAGACCAGATGATAATGTGTATgttgtttattttaaaatatcccTCGATTCAGATATCACAAGATCAATTTAAATAGTAAACTCGATATTAATAAACTCTCTGGAACATTAGGATGGTTTCTAGAATTAAGGTTGGTTTAATGTATAACTTGGTTATTCCCTCCAAATCTATAATCTACTCACAATATTCTACAGGGAACCGATATACATAGAGGGTACTATTATAAAGGGTCACGGTAGGGGTCTCCTACTCCTTGGGATACCAACAGCGAATCTAAAGTGTATACACACAATACACTTGTTTACGGGGGTATATTATGGAAGAGCTTACCTAGATGGAAATTCAGAAGTTTCAGGATCAGATTGTTTGGATACTATTGTATCTATAGGATTTAATCCTCATTTTGTTGACACAAACTACATCATTGAGGCAtacatttataaagagTTCAAGGAAACGTTATTGGGTCAGACAATCAAGTTATACATTCAAGGATTTTTAAGGAGCGATGGGAAATATCAGTCGTTGGCTGAACTCATAAAGGTTATGCAAACTGATTTACACATGCATAAACTAATCATGGATGCTCGATAAACGCAGTTTATGGAAATAAACACACCTTGTACATTAGACTGAGGTTTAATGTCTCGaaataatttttaaatacGTGTTTGCTGTATGCATAATTAATGGATTTCTACTAGATGAGGTTTTCCCATATTAATGTGTATGGAGAGGTTGTTTCAGAGGGACATCGATATAAATTTCAGTGGTTGCAATTCTCATTCGTCCCTTTTCGTTTCTAACATGAATCTAAATATCACCTGATTATCCCACTTGCTATTGTAAAAGCCAAATACTAGGGCTGTTTTTAACAACCCCCTGTATAGCTGGCTGTCTTGTTTACACACAATCACACTTGTAAGTTTCTGGAGTGCGTGATACAAGTTTCAAACGATACTTTCTGGATAAATAAAGATGAACCAGGGAAAATATGACGAGACCTAAAACAATGTTGTTTGTCATTGCAGTGGCCGTTACACTGGCAATAGATGCAAAGATGTCACTAAAAGGCCAACTTGATGATGCCCGTATGCGTTTGATTGAACAATCTGAAACTGTCTTTAATGCTGTGAATAAGCAAAGGGAAATGATGGATATTATGAGGGCGTTGGTATCTGATGCCAAGGTGGTAGTCATGAGTTCAGAAAAGTCATTTGAACAGGAAATTAGACAAATCAAGGCTATTGAAAGACGTAGTATAGAGTTGATTGAAGAGATGATGCCAAAACTTGAAAGGGTACGAGAATCCTCCGGGAAGTTGTGCAAGGAAATTAAAAGGGTTTTAACGAATGATGTCGGGGATTCCATCCTGGAAGGTACTCTGGAATCGGTCACTCAGGTGATGaacaaaaatgcaaatgtCCTCAAGGATATAGATGATGGCTATAAAGTCCTCACTGAAAGGCTGGaattgatgaagaatcaGACGGAAACACTAAAGAATATTGTGGCTCAAGAGTTGCCAAAGGAAAAGGTTTCAAATTACAATGGAGACTTGTATGAGACATTCgtggatgatgaagatgtagaGCTTCAAAGTGACCAGCCTGGGCCTCCGGGAAATACTGGCCAACAAAAGTCCAAGAGAAATGTAAGCAAGGACCCTTCTAGAGAGGAACTATACACTCTATTCATAGACTCAACCTCTTTGGAACCATTTAGAAAGACCGAACTCATCAACATTAGCAATGCAATCGAGAATCTCCTAAAGAAGCATTTGCAGGAGACGAGTGTCAAAAGAACCGACGTCAAGGAAAGGAATAAAAATGCAATAGAACGTGTGCAAGAATTTTTGGACACAATTGATAAAATTCCAAGTCAATTACGTACTGAACCATTACGTAGAACAAACACTGAGCTCCTAAAAAACAGGAAAAAATTGGTAGAACTCGGAAAGGTAATGGTGGAACACATTGAAAATGAGGAAAGGATAACTGGGAGATACATGAAAGATGTCAAAGAATGTCTTTTCATGTTGGATAGAGTTAATGGAGAGGTTGTACCTGATGATATGCAGAAAAAATGCACCGATGCCTTTAAAGGGTCGCTAATCAAGATTGAAACTGGGACCAACGACAAAATTATCGAGAAACATCTTACGGAACTTGGAAACATAATGGACAATAGCGAAGGTACCATTGAAAGGATTACAAAGGCTCAAAATCAGACCGTTCCTACTCCAAGAAAGAGTACAGGTGGACTAAAGAGAAGAATTAATGGGACGCTATACTATGGACCAAAGGGAGCTGCCATCATCACAGGTCTTTTGCTAACATACTCTTGGCTCTATATATCTtgacattaaaatttaatgTGCAGAATGCTTCTCTATTTATGACATTTACTCGTTTTCATTAAAACAAGAATAATTTAGCGCCGGAATAACCGCCTCAGGAGCCTAAAGGTGGGACATGCGACCTGGAAGTATTTATTGTAAAATGTTCCTCCATGCTGCGATCCTCTTGTGTTCCGTAAATGGGTAATTGCACCATTACTTCTTCTAACGACTTCTTTTCCGAGCTCTCTAATCCCAAAAGGTCCTTTAATTTCCATCTTGTTGACCTCTGGAATCCCTGAGTTATACCTCAGATAATGGTTTACAAAGGCCATAATTTTATCAAACAGTCCAGCCTTTCCATTATTATTCACCCTCATGTTTTCATCATCTAGCTCGTCTGTCGTGTCAAAAATGGTCTCATTAATGGACTCCACATTAATCTCTTCCCAGTCTTTATCCCCTCTCTTTATTAAACCTCTATAAGCTTGCTCCTTGCCCCTTTTGAATCCAAATACAACGAGTGTCTTGCGCTCATCGGAGTGGACCTGAACGCTTGTGCATTTTATCCCATCATGTTCCTTCCACAGTACCTCGTTATGGTACACGACCATTGAAATTCGAACTCTTTTCAGTGGACGTATTAGTTCAGAATATGTTGTTTTTGTGGCACAATCCTCCACTTGAAAATAGTCTTCATTTATATCAGAAAGCTCCATTATCACTGGTATTTGTTCAGGGTCCGAATTTGTTTCAATGCACCCTTTACCCATTCCTTCACTATTTATTCCAGAGAGTGAACATTTTATGTAGTTAAAATGGATGGCAAGTGGACCCTTTTCGGACGAATTTGAGCTTTCAAGTGGCGTATTCCCACAGTTGCATCGCGGAAGAAGAGtggaaatgaaaagtgAATAAAAGAGAATTGAAGCATTCATGATGATTTATACGCTTGTCGGTTGATAAAAAGGTCACAAAGTTTTATTCGTGATGCCCTCCCAAAGATTTGGACAATTGTCCCCTGtgaatattaaaaatgcatgcaatTTCAGACCCCACTAATTATTCATGATAGAGATTATAGAGTTTAGGCATTAATGAATAATGGCTCTTGATATTGCCGAGGATAATCTGCACGGGTAGTCTTGTAGAAATGGCTTTACCATCTTCTCCCCTTCATCTAATATCCCAATCACAGTTGCAGTATGagaatctcttctttaggctccctttggtcgccCAGTCCTCCTCTTTGCTACGAACATTACATCAATACAATCCAGTAAATGAAAACTCCTTCAACTTTTCGCTCAatcttttaaaatttccGTCTGTAAACTCGTATAATCTCTCAATGCTTTGCCCGTTCCTCTTCGAGACAAAAGTCTTGATTTTGGGATATGTCCCGTTTTTATCGACAATGACATACTTTTGACTCGTTccctcttcattctcttccaCAAGGTGCTCTCCATACTTTATGGTACCAATGTGGAGACTAAAAAACTCGTCAGCTCCGACTCTGTAAATAAAATGTCTAGAGTCGATCTTGGAGACCGTTACAGATGGAGGTGCTTCCTTCATCAAGTCTACTTCAATGGGCCTTCTTTCTACTCTAGAGTATGCTGCTTCACCTTGTTTCTTGGCAAATTCTAAAAGCTCTGTCTTGGGGTTAGATACTCCACCCTTTCCTTCATTACCGCTGGCGCTCTTTTCATTGGCCAAATCTACAGAATGGACCAAAATATACCTTGTTCcatcatcatattttatGAAAATTACGGTCTTGTCGGCATCAACTCCATTCTCAA
This region of Theileria equi strain WA chromosome 1, complete sequence genomic DNA includes:
- a CDS encoding hypothetical protein (encoded by transcript BEWA_028510A); protein product: MEILQKVLIGSLIAIILTSIILPIVMFSLSDSTDKVVRNPLELDISVEPPKTIWTKKYHLPYEATEYAINDIVKENFRIGTVRDGKEVLVENGVDADKTVIFIKYDDGTRYILVHSVDLANEKSASGNEGKGGVSNPKTELLEFAKKQGEAAYSRVERRPIEVDLMKEAPPSVTVSKIDSRHFIYRVGADEFFSLHIGTIKYGEHLVEENEEGTSQKYVIVDKNGTYPKIKTFVSKRNGQSIERLYEFTDGNFKRLSEKLKEFSFTGLY
- a CDS encoding hypothetical protein (encoded by transcript BEWA_028490A); translated protein: MLFVIAVAVTLAIDAKMSLKGQLDDARMRLIEQSETVFNAVNKQREMMDIMRALVSDAKVVVMSSEKSFEQEIRQIKAIERRSIELIEEMMPKLERVRESSGKLCKEIKRVLTNDVGDSILEGTLESVTQVMNKNANVLKDIDDGYKVLTERLELMKNQTETLKNIVAQELPKEKVSNYNGDLYETFVDDEDVELQSDQPGPPGNTGQQKSKRNVSKDPSREELYTLFIDSTSLEPFRKTELINISNAIENLLKKHLQETSVKRTDVKERNKNAIERVQEFLDTIDKIPSQLRTEPLRRTNTELLKNRKKLVELGKVMVEHIENEERITGRYMKDVKECLFMLDRVNGEVVPDDMQKKCTDAFKGSLIKIETGTNDKIIEKHLTELGNIMDNSEGTIERITKAQNQTVPTPRKSTGGLKRRINGTLYYGPKGAAIITGLLLTYSWLYIS
- a CDS encoding hypothetical protein (encoded by transcript BEWA_028480A) — translated: MKSTIAESSSFRIVSKNTQFLNDATKMLNRTCTIKKIPKRPDDNVYHKINLNSKLDINKLSGTLGWFLELREPIYIEGTIIKGHGRGLLLLGIPTANLKCIHTIHLFTGVYYGRAYLDGNSEVSGSDCLDTIVSIGFNPHFVDTNYIIEAYIYKEFKETLLGQTIKLYIQGFLRSDGKYQSLAELIKVMQTDLHMHKLIMDAR
- a CDS encoding hypothetical protein (encoded by transcript BEWA_028500A), which encodes MELSDINEDYFQVEDCATKTTYSELIRPLKRVRISMVVYHNEVLWKEHDGIKCTSVQVHSDERKTLVVFGFKRGKEQAYRGLIKRGDKDWEEINVESINETIFDTTDELDDENMRVNNNGKAGLFDKIMAFVNHYLRYNSGIPEVNKMEIKGPFGIRELGKEVVRRSNGAITHLRNTRGSQHGGTFYNKYFQVACPTFRLLRRLFRR